Genomic segment of Arachis stenosperma cultivar V10309 chromosome 4, arast.V10309.gnm1.PFL2, whole genome shotgun sequence:
ATGCGTGTTGTGAACCGAGCCAGAAAGCTTTGGGAGATGTCCGCGAAAGTCGTAATGGACCCTTGTGGGAGGGCGTTGAACCATCGAATCGCTGGGCCGGCCAGCGTTATAGGGAATGCTCGGCATCTGACCGCGTCGCCTACTCCTTCCAAGTTCATTCTTGCTTCGAAAGCTATGAGGTGCTCCTGGGGATCCTTGGTCCCGTCGTACCTCATGTCTGTTGGCTTGTAAAAATTTTTCGGAAGCCGGACCTTGAGGATCGAGCGGTGGAAAGGGGTGGCCCCATGATTAATGGTTCTTGTTGTATCTTGGCTTTCCCTCTTTGGGATTCCCCGCGGGCCTCGGACCTGCCTTGGTGAGGTCGAGAGATCGCCTGTGTGTGTGCCTCATCGAGCTTTGTTGATCTCCTTTCTCGGCTCTCTAGTCTTCGGGAAGGAAAGCGGGTGCGGGTGCGAGATCGGCTGGCGTCGCCGCAGGAGTGGCTGACGTCTCTGTGGGATCGGCTCCTCGCTGCCAGATCCTGTTCTAGGTTTTGTACTATGTGTATGAGTTTCTGTATGATCATGGCGCTATCGGCTCCTGTCCCCCCGAAGGGACACCTTTCGGGGGGTTTATTGTAAATCTGTTGCTTAGGCTAAACGGAGGACCTTGGGTGTTTAGCGGTACGAGCCGTCGAACTCGCCCTACTCAGGCGAGGCGAGTCCCTCCTCCTAAGAGAAGCTCCTCCGACATGGAAAGTCGCTCCATGTCTACAatgtccccacagacggcgccaatgttcggtaCCTGGCGATCTCGGGTACTCGACGGGTTGGGTAGTAATGAGAAGGTGAGTGGCTGAGACCCTGAGCTGATATGGAGGAAAGACCAAGGTGTGAGTTGGAGACGCAGGAGGTGGTGTGACGGGAGGGGGGTGGCcacctgcaaggacactccAACGATCAAGTCAGTGTCCGTACGAGTTGGCAACTCAATTAGGTAAAATGATGTGTACCTTGGGAGGAGTGCTGACCTCTCCTCTTATATACTGTGCTGGGCGGGTCTGAAGATGACCTAGCCCATTGGCCGGGGTGCTTGTGAGCTGTCCCCGTCCACGTGGGAGCATCAGGTCGTTTCGGACATTGGGTCAGTGCTTCGGACGTTGCCCCGACGAGGCCGACCCGATCGGTTTGCTAGACATGGTGCGCTGGGTAGTGTCGATGGCGAAAGTCGGACGTCACCCGGGTCGGGTACCAGTAACCGACCCGTTGGATTTCCCTTGTGGGGAATAGTTTGGGGCGGGGTCAGGGGTGGTGTCCCGACCCGTTGGCTAGATGGGCTAGACTTGTGATGGTCCGTAATAGAGACCAAATAGAATAACTTTAGTTTTAGTAGCTAGTTCGATTGTTAAACTTTTATATAACGACTAATTTTGTGACCAAATAGAATGATTTTGTTGTTGCTCGTTATTATTGGCCATTATTCCAAAAACTTTTTTTGGTAGCGATTCGTCTCttcataataattattttaaaattattttgtaaaaaGTTTCTTAGTGAAACTAATGTGAAAGATATCAAATTAAagtcatccaatcctttttTGAACTAgtatattaatagatattatcATGCCTAttaatttactattttatttgttaaatgtgtaaaaacaacaaaaattaaattagttgAGATAGCAAGTGGTTTATATAGTTTAACTAAAAAACTTTGGGTTGAAATTGTagaaataacatttttttatattgtatacAATGAAAGAgtattttaaagaaaaaaagttGAATACTAACCTGTTCTGGGCTGAATAACCTGGAGAGAAGTCAGTTTCTAACAAACGATACCAACCTATTGCCCTCAACACTGAGCTATAAGCTAAAAGGACCGAGCTCCTCGTCCAAAAGCATATCACATTGTGGGAGAACAAACAAAGAGTGGAGTGTACCTGCAAAAGGTACTCCAATACTTAAGTTAGTATTATGTATTCAATGTCCTCTTGAGGGTATGATGTCTTACTTTTATAGCAGAATTGGTCATCAACAGTTATATTTTTTACCGTTATTGTTTTTGAAGAGCAATAATGTCGTATTCAAACAGATGGCATATATAGCCAATGATGTTGAAATGATATGTAACGTTATGGCTGAGTTATGACGGCAATTAGGGCTTCATATTCTGTCTGATTGTTGTTTgccttaaaagaaaaatataaggaTTGTTCTAGAACAAAACCATTGCCATTTTCAAGTAAAACTCCGGCGCCACACCCTTAAGGGTTTGACGCTCCATCAACATATAAGATTCACTGTGGAGTGTTCGTCATCGTGCTTGGGATGGTGAACTCTGCTACGAAATCTGCAAAGTACTGAGGCTTGATTGAGCTTCGACTTTGGTATTGGATATCAAACTCAGAGAGTTAAACTGACCATTTTACCAATCGCCCTACTTATTCAGGTTTTTATAGTATTTGTCTCAAGGGATGATCAGTCTGCACATGAATGACGTGGCTCTGAAAATAAGGTCGGAGACGATGAGCTGAGAAGACTAAACCCAGGGCGAGCTTTTCGATGTTAGGGTAACGAAGTTCGGCATTTTGTAAAGGCTTGCTGATGAAATAAATCAGctgttgttgcttgtttcttctGTAAAACAGAGCTTATTGTCGAGTCAGTGACAGATAAATATAGATAAAGTGCTTCTCCTTGAAGGGGTTTTTGTAAAATAGGAGGTTTTGAGAGAGTGGTCTTTATGTTAgtgaaagcatcttcatactcGTCAGTCCAATtaaagttctttttcttttttagtgTTTGGAAAAAGCAGAAAGATTTAGATGCTAAACAAGGCAGAAATCTAGATAGTGCAGCAAGTCTCCTTGTTAATTGTTGGACTTCTTTGACTGTTTGTGGGCCTGTTATCTCCAGTACAGCTCGGCAATTTTCAGAATTTGCTTCGATTCCTCGGTTATTTAGCATGAACCCGAGGAATTTTCCTCCTTGCACCCCGAAGGCACATTTCTCTAGGTTAAGTCACATGTTGTACTGTCGTATTTGATTGAAGATTTCTAAGAGCTTGTCCAAGTGGTTTTTGCGAGCTTTGTTTTTGCCaccatgtcatcaacataaacttATAGGTTCCTGCCGATTTGATATGCAAATACCTTATCCATAAGGCATTGGTATGTTGCCCCTACATTCTTAAGTCCAAATGGCATAACCTTATAACAGTAATTTCCATATTCAATGATAGAATAAGTTTTATATTGATCGGATGGATGCATTAGGATCTGGTTATAGCCATAATATACATCCATAAAGCTTAATGTTTGGTAACTTGAAGCATTATCTACTAAACAATCAATAGATGGTAAAGGATAAGCATCTTTTGGGtatgctttgttgagatcggtgaaATCAAAACACATGCACCATTTACCGTTGTGTTTTTTTACCATGACGACATTTGCCAACTATGCCGTAAATCAGATCTCCTGAATGAAACCAGCAA
This window contains:
- the LOC130974726 gene encoding uncharacterized protein LOC130974726 gives rise to the protein MRYDGTKDPQEHLIAFEARMNLEGVGDAVRCRAFPITLAGPAIRWFNALPQGSITTFADISQSFLARFTTRIAKAKHLINLLGVTQKPGELTRKFLDRLNNECLEIDDLTDSVASLCLTNGLLNEDFKKHLTTKPVWTMQEI